The genome window TGGCCGAGCTATCGCGCCAGCGCTGCCCCGTGGCGATGCGCACGATGATGGGCGAGCGCGCGCTGATGTGCCCGCCGGTGAAGGCGGGGATGTAGGGCGTGAAGGCGGCATCGGGCCGGGCGCCCTTCTCGTTGTTGCGGCAGGCGGAAAGCACGAAAGCGCACAGCACGGCGAGGCCGAGCGCACGCGAAAGGCGAGGCAGAGGAGGCATGGTTCGGGATGTGGGTGGTGAAAGTAGCGGTGCGGGCTTGCCTGCTGAATGGCAGGTTCCAAGGCGCACGCGCGTTCCGAGCGGAGCAACGGAAGCGGGGAAGCGGCTATTGCAAGAGGGAGAGAAAATACTACGTGACATGCATGTGCCTCAGCGCCACTATTCGCGTCAGGGCCTCGGCAAGGATTGGAATCGCTACCGCATCTGCGGATCTACTCCACCACCACCCGTTCGTAACAGTTCCCCTCTTTATCCGTGAAGCGCACCACGTAGGTGCCCGAGCCGAAGCGCGATAGATCCACCTCCTCCGACTCCCGGCCTTTGGGGAGAGGGCGCTGGAACAAGAGTTTGCCCATGCCATCGTACACGCTGTAATAGCTCTCGGCCATGAGCGGGTCGTTGAAGGAGATGGTAACGCGGCCAGGGGTGGGATTGGGGCGGACGCGCATGCGCTTCTCCCTAGTGAGCGCATAAGGCGGAACGCTGTTCGCCACCTCGCATGCGTCATACACCGCAATAGGCGCGAATGTGGTATCGCTCGCAAAAGCGGGATGGACTGTGGCCCCATCGACAGAGGTCAATGCAAAACTGCTGTCTGTGGGGAAGAGCTCCAGCAACTGCACCGGATGCACCCACTCGGAGCAGGAGAAATGACCGAGGGAATCCGTCTTGAAGATATACGGTGCGCCCATCCATGTGTCTGGCAAGGAGCCTTCAACTATGCCACTGAACATGAAACTGCCGTCCGAGTGTGCTAGCAAATCGCGCGTGTAGTAGGTGTAGCCTTGTGCTCCCATTGACCTGGTCCACAGAGTATCGCCGTTCGTGTCTATTTTGAACAGGTACGGGCGATAGAAACTGCCGTTTTCTTGTTGGCCAAGCGTGGCCAATACCACGAAGTTGCCGTCGAGTGTGCGCTCAATCCTCGACCATTGTGGAACATACCAGCGGAACGGATCGCTATCGTAGCCCCGGCACCATTGTACTATGCCTTCATCATTTAACTTAATCATGAAGAGCTTCGGATGGCTTGCGGCACCTGCATAACCGGTAATGATGAAGGACGAATCGGATTCGATAATGGCGTCGTGCATCCTACCCCAAGGCCGCATGTAGTTCTTACACCAAACGAAATTGCCATTCCCATCCAAGCGGGCAACGCATGCGCCGATTCCCTCGACATCGAACCCAGTAAGTAGATCGCCCCCAGGAAGCTCCTTCACGAATCGAATTGAGCCAGGATCGTCGAACCGTTTAGCCCAAAGCGGATTCCCCAAAGAATCTGTCGCGAAGACCAAGAACCGGCCCTCTCGGCCCCAAACAACCGCATTCCCATTCGCCATCAGTTCCAAGTCTCCGGCGAAGTTGACACAAGCGGCATTCAAGTCATAGTACCGGAGGTAGTCAATGTTGCCAAGTGAGTCCATGCGGCCAAGCGCCGGATGTGTGAATGGAAGCGTTAGGGATCCTAGTGCAGAGCAGGAGTCCTTTCGATAGCTGGTTACAAAGTAGAACTGGTTGTTTGAGAACTTCTTGATCGAAGCCATATTCAAGACAGAGTCTCCATAGAAGCACTTCGAATGAGAAATGCTCCCGTCAGGCTGTAAGAGGGAAATGCCCGGGTACCACCCCCAGCCCATCACGATGGATTGACTGGAGAGTTCAATGAGATTAAGCTGATAGGAGGCGCCAGACAGGTAAATCTTACTGAAGGGTTGTTGGGCTGCCGCTTGTGCAAGCAATAATGCCAAACACGACACACTCAGGTAGGTTCTCATGGCTCAGTGAATGATGAGTTTCTTCGTTCTCGAATGAGCGCCGTCTGTCACGCGAATGGCGTACGCGCCTCTCGCCAGCGGATCTAAGGAGATACGGAGTGAGGTTGCTGTAATTCCTGCCCAAGCGCGGAGCCGTCGGCCCATTACATCCAGGAGCAGTATATCCATCGTCAAGTCATCAGGCAGGCCAAGCACCAGTTCGTCATGCGCGGGATTCGGGAACATGGTGAAGTCCAAGGCGTGCTCGACCGCAGGCGGATCATCCTCTTGTGGTAGCCGTCTCGCTTTGACGAATGGGTCGAGGGTGATGATGTACGCGTAGTCCGCGTGAAGAGTATCCAAGAAATACTGGACCGTATCGCCAAGCGGCGCTGTGCTCAAGTCGAGCAATAGTGTACCATCGTTTTCCGCAGTCCGCACGGTATCAATAGGCACAATCGAGCTTCCCAGCCAGGTCGGGAACCAAGTGATGTGGTATTCAGTGTTCGGCAGGAAGCCGCTCAACAGTATGGCTGTGTCCTCCGGAGCCGTGCAACCCAGGAAGTTCTGCGTGGTGTCAGTATTCTTGTTGTAGTAGTAATTCTTCACCCACGAATTGCGGTTGTGTACCCAGCCGATGGCGATCGTGCTGTCGAGGCTCTTCAGATAATAGCTGTCAATCAGATTGGCATCGGTCTCGTCGTAATAGTCGTGCGCCGTGTAGTCGCCGTTGAAAAAGTCGTATGCCGTCCAACTCGGATGGGCCAGCAAATCGGCCAAGGGCCGGAAGTGGTGATGAACACTTCGATTCTTGATTGGTAAAGGAATGCCCAAGCCGAGGTCAAGATTATTCACTGCACCAAGGGTCTTTGAGAAAGGGCCATTTTGTTCGCCGTTATTCGAGTCGCTTGGCGGTTGCTCCACCGAATGCCGCCACCAGTAAACAGTTCCGTAAATCCATGATGTGCCTGCTGCATACTTGCCGCTGAGCGCCGCTGCCCACAATTCGTTGTGGAAAGAGACCCAGTAATTGTGGAAGATCTTCTCAATATTTCCGCCGTAACCGGGCATGCTCACATAGTGCGTGAATTCTCCGTGGGTGAATGGCTTGCGCGATAGACCGTTCGGGAATAGCCCTCTGTAGTCGTCAACTCCAGATGAGTACGCGTGAATATCCCACCACGCACCCAGCCCTTTGTGCGCATCAATGAGGTCGATTTCCGGATTCGAATAGAGGGTATAATACTCTTCGGCATCCGGCATGAACGGAAAACCTCCCGCATAGCTGGCAGTGAACAGCTTGCACGAATCACCCAAGGCGGAATTGGCTGGGTCAGTGGAATTTGCCGCAGAACGCACGTACCTTATAATATCCGTAGCCCATTTGTCGATTGTGGGCCGCAATTCTGGGTCAGCCGGCCAAACAATGTTGTTCTCGGGGCAAATGCCACCTCCTGTAAAATCTCCGTCGGAGTATGTGAGCATCTGGTCGATCTCATTGAAGAGTTCAATGATGGGGACATTCACGGAATACCCCCATCGACTCATGATGTACTTGAACCGCCTTTTCCAGTATCGGAATGAACCTGTGTCCAAGTTCAAAGTATCTCCATCTAAATAGAAGAACTTTTTCAAGTCGTACAGATTCGTAATCGGATCGCGCGGTTTAACGAAACTGTTCAGATAGGCGTCATTGTGCCACCCGTTCGATTCATAGGCGCCGAGAGGTGGATAAGGGATAGTACATAACTGAATGTACAGTCCTTGTTGCCGTGCACGGTCAACGACCTGATCGAATGCCCAGCATTGAAACTGGGCATTCCCGCGAACGACTGGACTATCAAGGTCGCACGTAAGGCCATCACGATATCGGTCATATACGCCGAGGTTCACATTCTCAGGGGCGAAAGATTTGTCGCCAAGGAAGACCCGGATGAAGTTGCCGCCGGAGGCGTGCAACTGGCTCATGGCCTGAAGCATACTATCAAGTGCTCCCCTTTGCATGCGGTAGTTATTCACGTCCCACCAGAGCCCCGTTCCTATGGAGGCAGGATTCAGGTTGGTGCCCAAGGCCATGAACGACTCACCTGCCTCGAACTGCAACGTGCGTTTGTTGGCCTCGTTCACGCGGAGGGTGCCTTTGTTATCCTCAAGGGGCGGGTCACAAATCAGGTTGAACCCGCTATACTGAACAAATGGCAACAAATCGTTGGAACTGCTAGTCGTGAATGGTGCTCTCAGTGAAAGCGCTACTTGCCATGCGCCCACAATATTTGGCGCGAAGCGGAAACGGACGTGAAAAGGATGCAACGGATCTGCGAAGTCTTCCATAAGAAGCGCCATCATGTTGCTGCTGGCCCACTTCGCCTCCTTCATGAAGAAACCCCATTTCGTATGGCTTGTGCCATTCGGATCAGTCAGGGTCATCACAAGTTGTAGCGAGTCGTCTGCGTAGGGATTCAGGTCATGCTGTACATCTACGTTGTATGGGCTTGCACGGTCGATATCGGTACTGTCGGAATAGTAGTGCGTGAAGAAGCTGTCAATTGCATTTTGATAATCCTGCGGCAGCTTCAGCCCCAGCTCCAGCTTCTCCCACTTGTGCACATGCACGATGTTGTCGGCGATGTACGAATAGGGTTCTTGCGGGATGATGATCAGGTCGGCCACTTGGCCCAAGCCCTGATCAATCCGCGCCCTGAACCTTCCGCCGCCGCTGAGCCCACCGGCATGGAAGCCCGGCGCCAAGCGCACCGAGGTTGCCGATACGAATTCGGCATCGGCCGTGCCCGAGATGGTGGCGGGCAAGTTGGGCGCGCCAGGAGAGAGGATTCTGTTCGAGACCGCGTAATGGTGCGTGCCCTCGGTCCATGCCACATCCTGTACGGTCAGTTCGGGGTAGGGCGTTTGGGCCGTGGCGCTCATGGCGATCAGAGCTGCCAGCAATCCAGGTATCTGCTGGTGCGCGCGCATCACTTCGACGCTTCAAGGGTGCTCAACCGCTGCTCCAAGCGCGCAAGGCGTTCTTCTGCTTTGGCGGCACGCTCTTCCAATTGCAGGATATAGAGCGCTTGCTCTTCCACGGTGCGCGTGAGGGCACGCGCATGTTCGGCCAGGGCCACGCCGCCCTGCGCATCGAGTTCCGATGCAGAAGGAACATGCGGCAGGTGCCTGTGCCGTTGCAGAAAATCACGGAGCTCGTTCAAGGGAAGCAGGGAGTAACCTTCGGCGAAGACGTAATCGGGCCACGGCGCATGCTTCACCAGCACATCGGCCGTGGCGATGCCATCCGCGACGTAGAGCCGCCAATTGGTGATGGCGCCTGCTGGCGGCGCGGTGCCGATGCCCACCTTGCCGTTGGTATGGATGATCATGCGCTCGGCATCGGCCGTGATGATGCTGAGGGCGTGATTCGTCCGCGTGCCGAGAACGGGTTGTTCTTCCGGGCAAAGGTCATCGAAGGCGTTGCCTCGCGTTTCCCAGTACGGGTATTCGCCGAGAACGCGGCAAAGGCCCGGCGCAATGGGCGGTTTGCTGGGCGGGAAGCCGCCACCGCGCAATACTCCGTTGGCATCGATGTACACCACACCGTTATTCAGCATGGGGCTGGTGAGCTTCACTTCGCCATTGCCCAGCAGCCGCAGCCGTTCTTGTCCGTTGCTCTTGAAGACGAAGTCCGTTGAGTCGCTGGTGCCGAGGTAGTGCTGGTCCGGGTCGGTGCCGGTGTTCCCATCCATCCGCCAATCGCTGCGCTCGGGTTGTGTGAGGGTGATGCGCTCGGAGTTCACCTGGCATCCGTTCGCATCGGTCACCGTCAAGGTGTAGGTGAGTGCGCCCAAGCCGCTGCGATCGGCCATTGTCGCGTTATCGTCCCATGCATAGGTGTAGGGTGGAACGCCATCAGTCACCGTCACGTCGATGCTCCCGTTGTAGCAATCGTGGCAGCTCAGGTTCAGCCCGTTGGGGTAGGTGAAGGGCGCCGCAGCGAGGCGCAGTGCCGTCGGCTCGGTGAGGGTGATCTCTGCTTCGGCAACCTCATTGAGCGCGTCGGTGACCACCAATCGGTAGAAGCCGGAGGCTAGGTCGGCAAGGTCCTCATCGGTGCTCTGGTTCGACCATGAGAATGCGTAGGGCGCAGTGCCGCCGCTCACTGTCGCGTCAATCGTGCCATTCTTCTTTCCGAAGCACGTGATGTTGTACCCGTTGTAATTGGAAGGGGTGAGGCTGACGGTCATCTGAGCTGCCGCTTCATGCGCGCAGAATGCAATTAGCGCCAGCAGCCAAGCCCTCAAGCCCTTGAATCGCGATGCGTGATGCGTGATGCGTGATGCGTGATGCGTGATGCGTGATGCGTGATGCGTGATGCGTGATGCGTGATGCGTGATGCGTGATGCGTGAACATGACAATCGGTATTGGAAGAACGAAGTTGAGCGCTTGAACCGGGTGCTCCAAATATTCAGGGGGGTCATTAATGACCCCCTTCGAAAAGGCGCAGTGGCACGGTTGGTGTGGCGCGCAGCAGGCCAAGCGGCATGGCCATGCAACGCAGGTCCGTTCGCTTCAAGTCGTATTGGCGCTCACTCAACTTACCGATAAGCCGCTCCATTTTCTCGGCAGGCACCATCCGGCCTTCGATGCTGCCCGCGATGGTCGGTTGCGCGAAGCCGTGCTTCCAAGGCGCACGCGCGTTCCGAGCGGAGCAACGGTGGCGGGGAAGGCACTATTGCGGAAGAGGTAAGATTCCGATGCGAGGCGCGAATGCGTGGTGACCGCGCGGGCTCTTCGGTGACAGGAAGATGGCGGCGCTTGATATCGACTACGCGGATGAGCGCCCGCGGAAGCCGGCAGGCCGCGGAGCAATCCAGGAAGAGGTTGCGACCTTGTGGACTCCCATCCCAATGCGAGTGCGCAGCCGCCATTGGGCCCGCGCATGATCCACGGGTTACCTTGCCGCACCGCATCACCTCAGGTGCGCCTCAACCGCACCGGATGCTCTCATCACGCCATTCCCTTTGCTCGTTCTTCACCATCGCGTGCATCGGGTTCAGCGCTCAGCAGGCGCGGTCCCAGAAAAGCACGGCCGTCTGCACCCTGCCCAATGGCGACCTGCTCTTGGTTGGCCACAAGGACCATGTGCCCTGGATGGCCATCCACACGGCTGCTTGGGTTGAGCAGCCCAACCCGGAGGGCGCACCGGCCAAAGGTGAGTACACCGCCGCCTGCACCGATCGGCTCGGCAACCTCTACCTCGCGTTCGAGGATGAGGGCAATCCGAAGAAAGATGTACACGGACTGCTGCAGCGCGTGAACGGCGCATGGTCCACTTTGCCGGCCTTGCCCAAAGGCTGGAGCAGCATGTACGATCCGGTGGCGATGGGGCCCGATGCGATCTGGTACCACTCCTGGCACGAAACGGAGCGGCGATCGGTAATCGTGCGCTGGGATGGCAAGTCGTACACGGAATTGCCGCTTCCGTCCAGCACCAAGGAGGTGCATGCTTTGCTGCTCGATGCCGACGGCACGCTCATCGCCGATGGTGACATGAGCAACGATGCCGGCGCATACCGCTTCGTGAACAATTCCTGGGCGCCCATGGGCGATGCCATGGATGGATTGCATGTTGACCGTTTCGTGCATTTGAGCGATGGCACCTTGGTCTGCAACGTGGCGCGCGGCTCGTACAGCGAAGCGAAGACCGCGCTCTACCGGTGGGACGGCAACGCCTGGAAGCCGCTCAAAGGGGCCGATGTGCCCATGAAGCAGGATGTCGAGGACTTGTGCGCAGGTCCCGATGGACGCCTCTTCCTCCTGATCGAAGCGGGCGACGAAGAAGGTGATCCGCAACGCTTGGCCTGCTGGAAAGAAGACCGCTTGCGCTGGTTCAAGGGAACTCCGGAAAGCGCTGTGCAGAAGGACTTCAGCGGCATGGTGCATCTCTACAACCTGGCCTGCGACCGCACCGGCCTGCTGCACGCGCGCACGTACCGGGCGATGGTGGCCTTTCCATGGGCGGAGTTCGATCGGGCCATGGACGGCTATCCGCAGCAGGATGCATCGGCAGCCGCGCTGTGGTCGTTGTTCCAGCGGCTCGAGCCCGACTACTACACCAGGACCGCTGCGCTGGTAACAGCCTACCGCAACCACAACGTGGCCAGCAACGAGGCGAACAGCAAGCGGGTGAGCAGCGCGAGCGCCGCGCTGAAGACGTGGGTGGGCGCCGCCATGGACAGCGTGGGGCGCATCGCACCCAAGCGCACGAACCGGCTGGCCGATCGCTTCGGCACCGTGCTCGAGCATTGGCGCAAGAGCGCCGAGGGCATGACGGCCCAGCTAGCCGGTAGAGCAGCAGGCAAGGACGAGGAGGAACAGGATCGCCTGAAGACGCAGACGGTCCTGGCTTTGGGCAACCTGCGCGACGCACAGGAGCTGCTCGATGCGGAATTGGAAGCGTACGCCGCGCGCAATGCTTTGGCCGCACGCGTGCTGCCCGCATCGTACGCCACGCGCGATGGTTATCCAGCGAAGGACGATCGCGCAGCGGAGGTCTTCACGGCCGAGCAGGCCAACATCGGCGAATGGAACGCCTTCATGGCCGCGAGCAACCGCTGGGTGCACCACATCGGCACCTCGCGCAACGCCGC of Flavobacteriales bacterium contains these proteins:
- a CDS encoding T9SS type A sorting domain-containing protein — encoded protein: MRTYLSVSCLALLLAQAAAQQPFSKIYLSGASYQLNLIELSSQSIVMGWGWYPGISLLQPDGSISHSKCFYGDSVLNMASIKKFSNNQFYFVTSYRKDSCSALGSLTLPFTHPALGRMDSLGNIDYLRYYDLNAACVNFAGDLELMANGNAVVWGREGRFLVFATDSLGNPLWAKRFDDPGSIRFVKELPGGDLLTGFDVEGIGACVARLDGNGNFVWCKNYMRPWGRMHDAIIESDSSFIITGYAGAASHPKLFMIKLNDEGIVQWCRGYDSDPFRWYVPQWSRIERTLDGNFVVLATLGQQENGSFYRPYLFKIDTNGDTLWTRSMGAQGYTYYTRDLLAHSDGSFMFSGIVEGSLPDTWMGAPYIFKTDSLGHFSCSEWVHPVQLLELFPTDSSFALTSVDGATVHPAFASDTTFAPIAVYDACEVANSVPPYALTREKRMRVRPNPTPGRVTISFNDPLMAESYYSVYDGMGKLLFQRPLPKGRESEEVDLSRFGSGTYVVRFTDKEGNCYERVVVE
- a CDS encoding T9SS type A sorting domain-containing protein: MRAHQQIPGLLAALIAMSATAQTPYPELTVQDVAWTEGTHHYAVSNRILSPGAPNLPATISGTADAEFVSATSVRLAPGFHAGGLSGGGRFRARIDQGLGQVADLIIIPQEPYSYIADNIVHVHKWEKLELGLKLPQDYQNAIDSFFTHYYSDSTDIDRASPYNVDVQHDLNPYADDSLQLVMTLTDPNGTSHTKWGFFMKEAKWASSNMMALLMEDFADPLHPFHVRFRFAPNIVGAWQVALSLRAPFTTSSSNDLLPFVQYSGFNLICDPPLEDNKGTLRVNEANKRTLQFEAGESFMALGTNLNPASIGTGLWWDVNNYRMQRGALDSMLQAMSQLHASGGNFIRVFLGDKSFAPENVNLGVYDRYRDGLTCDLDSPVVRGNAQFQCWAFDQVVDRARQQGLYIQLCTIPYPPLGAYESNGWHNDAYLNSFVKPRDPITNLYDLKKFFYLDGDTLNLDTGSFRYWKRRFKYIMSRWGYSVNVPIIELFNEIDQMLTYSDGDFTGGGICPENNIVWPADPELRPTIDKWATDIIRYVRSAANSTDPANSALGDSCKLFTASYAGGFPFMPDAEEYYTLYSNPEIDLIDAHKGLGAWWDIHAYSSGVDDYRGLFPNGLSRKPFTHGEFTHYVSMPGYGGNIEKIFHNYWVSFHNELWAAALSGKYAAGTSWIYGTVYWWRHSVEQPPSDSNNGEQNGPFSKTLGAVNNLDLGLGIPLPIKNRSVHHHFRPLADLLAHPSWTAYDFFNGDYTAHDYYDETDANLIDSYYLKSLDSTIAIGWVHNRNSWVKNYYYNKNTDTTQNFLGCTAPEDTAILLSGFLPNTEYHITWFPTWLGSSIVPIDTVRTAENDGTLLLDLSTAPLGDTVQYFLDTLHADYAYIITLDPFVKARRLPQEDDPPAVEHALDFTMFPNPAHDELVLGLPDDLTMDILLLDVMGRRLRAWAGITATSLRISLDPLARGAYAIRVTDGAHSRTKKLIIH
- a CDS encoding SprB repeat-containing protein, encoding MTVSLTPSNYNGYNITCFGKKNGTIDATVSGGTAPYAFSWSNQSTDEDLADLASGFYRLVVTDALNEVAEAEITLTEPTALRLAAAPFTYPNGLNLSCHDCYNGSIDVTVTDGVPPYTYAWDDNATMADRSGLGALTYTLTVTDANGCQVNSERITLTQPERSDWRMDGNTGTDPDQHYLGTSDSTDFVFKSNGQERLRLLGNGEVKLTSPMLNNGVVYIDANGVLRGGGFPPSKPPIAPGLCRVLGEYPYWETRGNAFDDLCPEEQPVLGTRTNHALSIITADAERMIIHTNGKVGIGTAPPAGAITNWRLYVADGIATADVLVKHAPWPDYVFAEGYSLLPLNELRDFLQRHRHLPHVPSASELDAQGGVALAEHARALTRTVEEQALYILQLEERAAKAEERLARLEQRLSTLEASK